A single Flavobacterium sp. 1 DNA region contains:
- a CDS encoding type II toxin-antitoxin system ParD family antitoxin translates to MARNTSILLGDYFENFINEQISTGKYSSVSEVVRTALRVFEQEETKTKSLINELKIGEKSSKIRNFDRNKNLEMLKANFQK, encoded by the coding sequence ATGGCACGTAATACATCAATATTATTAGGAGACTATTTTGAAAACTTTATTAATGAACAAATATCTACAGGGAAATATAGTTCAGTAAGTGAAGTTGTTAGAACTGCTTTAAGAGTTTTTGAGCAAGAAGAAACTAAAACAAAATCTCTAATCAATGAACTAAAAATTGGTGAAAAGAGTAGTAAAATCAGAAATTTTGACCGTAATAAAAATCTTGAAATGCTAAAAGCTAATTTTCAAAAATAA
- a CDS encoding rubredoxin encodes MELTRLIVKGGVISPGELREIVNMALEQGLDAISFGSRQDIIFPKGFQSNTAEKIGKHHFVYPNEKSGNNIVSSYVATDIFSNTPWLTGNKFLYILEQFKENPKLKVNITDPKQQIVPLFTGHINFIASHHEDYWFLYIRLPKWDKMELFPVLIYSWDIGKIYYEIEKILQEEPDTIDMIFQLISDLDTNNRTIDQPLNISFYPFPYYEGMNRLGIDQYWLGLYWRNNLYDLQFLKEMCDLCFDCKIGKICITPWKSFIVKGIPKARKLDWEKFLGKKGINVRHSLLELNWHLPVAMEWALNLKTFLVRTLDQFDISTYGLTFGLSDYNREGHYFTSIVIEKNDPPKDLESIKIRDTFNVLHAKNFDPNTREYIVHTQDVDKLELPNILIELSKKYFEELGTSVLEFQNTATKKEKKALDIHQCQECLTVYNSDYGDVIQGIEKGTLFENLPADYCCSLCEAPKSSFITLTEAKV; translated from the coding sequence ATGGAATTAACAAGACTCATAGTAAAAGGCGGAGTAATATCTCCTGGGGAATTACGAGAAATTGTAAATATGGCATTGGAGCAAGGTCTAGACGCCATCTCTTTTGGTTCCAGACAAGACATTATATTCCCAAAAGGATTCCAAAGTAATACTGCCGAAAAAATTGGCAAGCATCATTTTGTATATCCCAACGAAAAAAGCGGCAACAATATCGTTTCTTCCTACGTAGCGACCGATATTTTTAGCAATACGCCTTGGCTTACCGGAAATAAATTCCTTTATATCCTCGAGCAATTCAAAGAAAATCCTAAACTCAAGGTTAATATAACAGATCCTAAACAGCAAATCGTTCCCCTGTTCACGGGACACATCAACTTTATAGCCTCACACCACGAAGACTATTGGTTTTTGTACATACGCTTGCCAAAATGGGACAAAATGGAACTTTTCCCTGTATTAATTTACAGCTGGGACATTGGCAAAATCTATTACGAAATAGAAAAAATACTTCAGGAAGAACCCGATACAATTGACATGATTTTCCAGCTCATTAGTGATTTGGACACCAATAACAGAACTATCGATCAGCCACTAAACATTTCATTTTATCCATTCCCGTATTATGAAGGAATGAACAGGCTCGGAATCGACCAATACTGGCTCGGACTCTACTGGCGCAACAACCTGTACGACCTGCAGTTTCTAAAAGAAATGTGTGATTTGTGTTTTGACTGCAAAATCGGAAAAATATGCATCACCCCTTGGAAATCCTTTATCGTAAAAGGAATCCCAAAAGCGCGCAAACTCGATTGGGAAAAATTTCTAGGCAAAAAAGGAATCAACGTACGCCACTCACTGCTCGAACTCAACTGGCACTTGCCGGTAGCGATGGAATGGGCTTTGAACCTCAAAACCTTTCTCGTGCGCACCCTCGACCAGTTCGACATCAGCACTTACGGGCTTACCTTCGGGTTATCCGACTATAATCGTGAAGGGCATTATTTCACTTCGATAGTAATCGAAAAAAATGATCCGCCAAAAGATCTCGAATCGATTAAAATACGAGATACCTTTAATGTACTGCATGCCAAAAATTTCGACCCAAATACGCGCGAATACATTGTACACACACAAGATGTCGATAAACTGGAATTACCCAATATCCTTATCGAGTTGAGTAAAAAATACTTTGAAGAATTGGGTACCAGCGTACTCGAATTCCAAAACACCGCTACGAAAAAAGAGAAAAAAGCACTCGACATTCATCAATGCCAAGAATGTTTAACAGTCTATAATTCGGATTACGGCGATGTGATACAGGGAATCGAAAAAGGCACACTATTCGAGAATCTCCCAGCCGATTACTGCTGTTCATTATGCGAAGCACCAAAAAGCAGTTTTATCACATTGACAGAAGCCAAAGTATAA
- a CDS encoding IS1595 family transposase, translated as MNLRKFFEKYPDEASCIEGFKKKRLEMGIVCKKCQHTEHSFRKTDLKFQCKKCGSRISLRSGTVMENSNLPFQYWMLCIELMTLSKKSFSALEMQRILGHKRYEPIWLMMHKIRRVMSKRDEKYKLEGCIEFDEGFFERVDNKDVIDDKDDNNGDNPKQGKRGRGSERQAKVLVMVESEPSISAPKKGKPNRKVGYLKMVVMEDLKSETINKEVQKSVEKTASVLSDGYTGYSKLKEVIAKHQVVVEPDKKKSAKVFPWVNRTISNAKKVILGIHHNCINQQYVQNYLDEFCYKFNRRYFGDRLSQRLMIAALETTWY; from the coding sequence ATGAATTTGCGTAAATTCTTTGAAAAATATCCTGATGAAGCTTCTTGTATTGAAGGCTTCAAGAAAAAACGTCTTGAAATGGGTATTGTCTGCAAAAAATGCCAACACACAGAGCATTCTTTTCGTAAAACTGATTTAAAATTTCAATGTAAAAAGTGTGGTAGCCGAATTAGTCTTCGCTCAGGAACGGTAATGGAAAATTCGAATTTACCTTTCCAATATTGGATGCTTTGCATTGAACTTATGACGCTCTCAAAAAAGAGTTTTTCAGCATTAGAAATGCAACGTATCTTGGGGCACAAGCGTTATGAACCAATTTGGTTAATGATGCACAAAATACGCAGAGTAATGAGTAAACGTGATGAGAAATATAAATTGGAGGGTTGCATTGAATTTGACGAAGGATTCTTTGAAAGAGTTGACAACAAAGATGTTATAGACGACAAAGATGATAACAATGGTGACAATCCTAAACAAGGCAAAAGAGGTCGTGGGAGTGAAAGACAAGCAAAAGTGCTAGTGATGGTAGAATCTGAACCTAGTATTTCTGCGCCAAAAAAAGGAAAACCAAACAGGAAAGTAGGCTACTTGAAAATGGTTGTCATGGAGGATTTGAAGTCCGAAACAATTAATAAAGAGGTTCAGAAGTCAGTAGAAAAAACAGCTTCTGTACTCTCCGATGGCTATACAGGATATTCTAAACTAAAAGAAGTAATAGCAAAACATCAGGTTGTTGTAGAGCCTGACAAGAAGAAATCTGCAAAAGTTTTTCCTTGGGTAAATAGAACAATCAGTAATGCAAAGAAAGTGATTTTAGGAATCCACCACAATTGTATAAATCAACAATATGTACAAAATTATCTCGACGAGTTCTGTTACAAATTTAACAGAAGATATTTTGGAGATAGACTATCTCAGAGGCTTATGATTGCTGCCTTAGAAACAACTTGGTATTAG
- a CDS encoding IS110 family transposase codes for MSKFKHFLGIDVSKEYFDAVVILDRNKEKSIHSQFVNDYKGIKSLCKWLKEQGSTFENTLVCLEHTGMYGKLIIKCLMIEKFSLWVEMSLKIIRSIGVQRGKNDKVDAQRIAFYAMKNVEEAVIFNAPRMEINKMRNLLSLREKLVATKASLLRNVKELKAFDLEVARLSEKLQKSTIKGIDLDLKNIEKQLDKTINDDENISRIFTLVTSVIGIGKVTALFLICFTNEFTMYTTPRQLACYAGVVPFEHTSGKSIRSKPKVHYVANKKLKKQLHMCALSAITSDPELKNYFNRKVEEGKNKMLIINNVRNKLVHRVCACIRENKMFEKRQVA; via the coding sequence ATGAGCAAATTTAAACATTTTTTAGGTATCGATGTGTCAAAAGAATATTTTGATGCCGTAGTAATTTTGGATAGAAATAAAGAAAAATCAATTCACAGCCAGTTTGTAAATGATTACAAAGGAATCAAGTCCCTTTGCAAATGGCTCAAGGAACAAGGTTCCACGTTTGAAAACACGCTTGTTTGTTTAGAACACACAGGAATGTACGGCAAGTTAATAATCAAATGTCTAATGATTGAAAAGTTCTCACTTTGGGTCGAAATGTCACTGAAAATTATTCGCAGCATTGGGGTTCAAAGAGGCAAAAACGACAAAGTTGATGCCCAAAGAATTGCTTTTTATGCCATGAAAAATGTGGAGGAAGCAGTTATTTTTAATGCTCCCAGAATGGAAATCAACAAAATGAGAAATCTTTTGTCCCTGCGGGAAAAATTAGTTGCAACAAAAGCTTCTTTGTTGCGAAATGTAAAAGAACTCAAAGCCTTTGATTTGGAAGTAGCCAGACTTTCTGAAAAACTACAGAAAAGCACCATCAAGGGAATTGATTTGGATCTAAAAAACATTGAAAAACAATTGGACAAAACAATAAATGACGATGAAAATATTTCTAGAATTTTCACTCTTGTCACATCTGTTATTGGCATCGGAAAAGTAACGGCTTTGTTTTTGATTTGTTTTACAAACGAATTTACAATGTATACAACTCCTCGCCAACTGGCTTGTTATGCAGGTGTTGTACCTTTTGAACATACCTCGGGGAAAAGTATTCGCTCAAAACCAAAAGTCCATTATGTGGCTAACAAAAAATTAAAAAAACAGCTTCATATGTGTGCCTTGTCAGCAATTACCAGTGATCCTGAATTAAAAAATTATTTTAATCGAAAGGTGGAAGAAGGTAAAAACAAGATGCTTATCATAAACAATGTTAGGAACAAACTTGTACATAGAGTATGTGCATGCATAAGAGAAAACAAAATGTTTGAAAAAAGACAAGTAGCGTAA
- the xerA gene encoding site-specific tyrosine recombinase/integron integrase, with amino-acid sequence MNWKAQLIKRNGESRIAIYFEKNYDWIDRIKQQEGSRWSQTLGVWHLPDTFENRILFQITEAPIKRPSAEGIAQIEKFKHWLLSRRYSNSTITTYTEALKTFLTFYNDKAVAEINNNDVIRYNNEYILSNKLSGSYQNQIVNSIKLFFSTIRETKIEIDKIHRPKREKLLPNVLSKEEVKLILNAHSNLKHKTMLSLIYACGLRRSELLHLKPTDIDSKRGIVIIRQSKGKKDRIAPLSNKILAMLRDYYVAHKPTTYLFEGKFGGEPYSEYSLQSVLKQALDKVGITKPVTLHWLRHSFATHLLENGTDLRYIQELLGHNSSKTTEIYTHVSTKSIQLIKSPFDDL; translated from the coding sequence ATGAACTGGAAAGCACAACTCATCAAACGCAATGGAGAGAGCCGAATTGCCATTTATTTTGAAAAAAACTACGATTGGATTGATCGCATCAAACAACAAGAAGGCTCAAGATGGAGTCAAACATTAGGAGTTTGGCATTTGCCGGACACCTTTGAAAACAGAATATTATTTCAAATTACCGAAGCACCAATCAAGCGTCCTTCGGCAGAAGGAATTGCACAAATAGAAAAATTCAAGCACTGGCTATTATCAAGACGTTACAGCAATAGCACCATAACTACCTATACCGAAGCTTTAAAAACCTTTCTGACTTTTTACAACGACAAAGCAGTTGCCGAAATTAACAATAACGATGTCATTCGATACAATAACGAATATATTTTAAGCAATAAATTATCTGGTTCCTATCAAAACCAAATCGTCAATTCCATAAAATTATTTTTCTCTACCATTAGGGAAACAAAAATAGAAATAGACAAAATTCACCGTCCGAAACGAGAAAAATTACTCCCCAATGTTTTGAGCAAAGAGGAAGTAAAACTGATATTGAATGCACACAGCAACCTCAAACACAAAACGATGTTGAGTTTAATTTATGCTTGTGGATTGCGCCGAAGCGAACTCTTACATTTAAAACCCACAGATATTGACTCCAAAAGAGGGATCGTAATTATAAGACAAAGCAAGGGAAAGAAAGACCGGATTGCGCCGCTATCAAATAAAATCTTAGCCATGCTTCGGGACTATTATGTTGCCCACAAACCTACTACCTATTTATTTGAAGGGAAATTTGGTGGTGAGCCATACTCAGAATACAGCTTACAAAGTGTTTTGAAACAAGCCCTAGATAAAGTAGGAATAACCAAACCTGTCACACTACATTGGCTACGTCACAGTTTTGCCACACACTTACTGGAAAACGGCACCGATTTGCGCTACATTCAAGAACTATTGGGACACAACAGCAGCAAAACAACAGAAATCTACACTCACGTTAGTACGAAAAGCATCCAACTAATAAAAAGTCCCTTTGATGATTTGTAA
- a CDS encoding ATP-binding protein → MKNIIFIGGIHGSGKGTICETLKNKIDLIHLTASEVLKWNELSTKEEKLVTNINETQNRLVINLNKIVEENKTYLLDGHYCLLNNHGKPEKIPIQTFKDINPKKLILVIANPETIKKRLEKRDAKTYDIDIIEEFQNLEINFATDISEILEIPLHIINSEQLEIETLLYFLK, encoded by the coding sequence ATGAAAAATATTATATTCATAGGAGGAATTCACGGAAGTGGAAAAGGAACAATCTGCGAAACTCTGAAAAACAAAATAGATTTAATACATTTAACGGCTAGCGAAGTTTTAAAGTGGAATGAATTAAGTACCAAAGAAGAAAAATTAGTAACAAATATTAATGAAACTCAAAATCGACTTGTAATCAACTTAAATAAAATAGTTGAAGAAAATAAAACATATTTATTAGACGGTCATTATTGCTTATTAAACAATCATGGAAAACCCGAAAAAATTCCTATCCAAACTTTTAAAGATATTAATCCAAAAAAATTAATTCTTGTTATTGCTAATCCAGAAACAATTAAAAAACGTCTTGAAAAAAGAGATGCAAAGACATATGACATTGATATAATTGAGGAGTTTCAAAATCTAGAAATAAACTTTGCAACAGATATAAGCGAGATTTTAGAAATCCCACTTCATATAATAAATAGTGAACAATTAGAAATAGAAACCCTTTTATATTTTTTGAAATGA
- a CDS encoding type II toxin-antitoxin system RelE/ParE family toxin: protein MPKYIISEKALEDINNIWIYTAENWSVEQADRYYNLIIDEIEYIVDNLDMAHDFGKVRKSYRYSKVKSHLIFFKKDKTNEIEVVRVLHERMDIENRLAE, encoded by the coding sequence ATGCCAAAGTATATAATTAGTGAAAAGGCATTAGAAGATATTAATAACATTTGGATTTATACGGCGGAAAATTGGTCTGTTGAACAAGCAGATCGATATTATAACTTAATCATTGACGAAATTGAATATATTGTCGATAATTTAGATATGGCTCATGACTTTGGAAAAGTTAGAAAATCATATCGATACTCAAAAGTAAAATCACATTTAATTTTCTTTAAAAAAGATAAAACAAATGAAATTGAAGTCGTTAGAGTTTTACACGAAAGAATGGATATTGAAAACCGATTAGCGGAATAA
- a CDS encoding PIN domain-containing protein, with protein sequence MRILLDTNIIVHREASKIYNQDIGLLFNWLDKMHFEKCVHPVSIDEISTYKDEDVVNTMKVKIENYNVLKTISPDSEVITQLRLSDKSINDTNDTSILNELVNNRVNYLITEDKGLHRKAKELGISDKVYKIDSFIEKLVFENPGLSDYKVLSVKKEYFGNINLKDDFFNSFKEDYAEFEKWFNSKADKESYICLVENEVKAFLFLKIENSDENYRDIIPAFSSKKRLKIGTFKVTSTGYKLGERFLKVIFDNALVNKVDEIYVTIFDKREEQQRLVSLLEEWGFKYWGTKDTTNGIENVYVRDFSKTILENPRECFPFIDRKSRVFINPIWPDYHTELFPDSILNNESPQDYIENEPHRNALKKVYISRSYTRDLKPGDIILFYRTGGRYAGVLSTIGVVENVILNISNEEDFIRLCRKRSVFDDNELKKWWNYNRYSRPFIVNFLYVDSFPKPKINLDKLIELGIIKSINDVPRGFVQIEKIKFEEFLKEAKANESYIVD encoded by the coding sequence ATGAGAATACTTTTAGATACTAATATTATTGTACATAGAGAAGCCAGTAAAATATATAATCAAGATATTGGATTACTATTTAATTGGCTTGACAAAATGCACTTTGAAAAATGCGTTCATCCAGTATCTATTGATGAAATTTCAACTTATAAAGATGAGGATGTAGTCAATACAATGAAAGTTAAAATTGAAAACTATAATGTTTTAAAAACTATTTCTCCAGATTCAGAAGTAATTACACAATTAAGGTTAAGTGACAAATCAATTAATGACACGAACGACACCTCAATTTTAAATGAATTAGTAAATAATCGGGTAAATTACCTAATAACAGAAGATAAAGGCCTTCATAGAAAGGCAAAAGAACTAGGTATTTCTGATAAAGTTTACAAAATAGACTCTTTCATTGAAAAATTAGTTTTTGAAAATCCAGGTCTTTCCGACTACAAAGTACTTTCAGTTAAGAAAGAATACTTTGGAAATATAAATCTTAAAGATGATTTTTTCAATTCTTTTAAAGAAGATTATGCTGAATTTGAGAAGTGGTTTAATTCAAAAGCTGATAAGGAATCCTATATTTGTCTAGTAGAAAACGAAGTAAAAGCATTTTTGTTTTTAAAAATAGAAAATTCAGATGAAAACTACAGAGATATAATTCCTGCTTTCTCATCAAAGAAAAGATTAAAAATCGGAACATTCAAAGTTACATCTACTGGTTATAAGTTAGGTGAAAGATTCTTAAAGGTAATTTTTGATAATGCGCTAGTAAATAAAGTTGATGAAATATATGTTACAATTTTTGACAAAAGAGAAGAACAACAAAGACTGGTTAGTCTTTTAGAGGAATGGGGCTTCAAATATTGGGGAACAAAAGATACAACAAATGGAATTGAAAATGTTTATGTCAGGGATTTTTCAAAAACCATATTAGAAAATCCAAGAGAATGTTTTCCTTTTATTGACCGAAAATCACGAGTATTTATAAATCCGATATGGCCTGATTATCATACAGAATTATTTCCCGATTCGATACTTAATAATGAATCCCCACAGGATTATATAGAAAATGAACCACATAGAAATGCTTTAAAAAAAGTTTATATATCTCGGTCTTATACTAGAGATTTGAAACCCGGAGATATAATTTTATTTTATAGAACTGGTGGTAGATATGCAGGGGTTCTATCTACAATTGGTGTTGTTGAAAATGTGATATTAAATATATCGAATGAAGAAGATTTCATCAGATTATGTAGAAAGAGAAGCGTATTTGATGATAATGAATTAAAAAAATGGTGGAATTATAATAGATATAGCAGACCTTTTATTGTAAATTTTCTCTACGTTGATTCATTTCCAAAACCAAAAATTAATTTAGATAAACTAATTGAATTAGGGATCATAAAATCAATTAATGATGTACCAAGAGGTTTCGTTCAAATTGAAAAGATTAAATTTGAAGAATTTTTAAAAGAAGCAAAAGCAAATGAAAGTTATATTGTCGATTAA
- a CDS encoding DUF1851 domain-containing protein, with amino-acid sequence MKITWNDLKVDFTHIDLKRLIESWDWLIGNDKTPILVSSIGDIFLEDRNEKCYWLNVGEGILEKVAENKTEFKEKLTDNEIVNEWFLVELVAELKKAGMELTENNLYGYKKLPVLGGEYEPENFELTDIEVHFELSGQIHKQIKDLPDGTNVKIVTE; translated from the coding sequence ATGAAAATTACTTGGAACGATTTAAAAGTTGATTTTACACATATCGATTTAAAAAGATTAATAGAAAGTTGGGATTGGCTAATTGGAAATGACAAAACTCCAATTTTAGTTTCGAGTATTGGAGATATATTTCTCGAAGACAGAAATGAAAAGTGTTATTGGTTAAATGTTGGAGAGGGAATACTTGAAAAAGTTGCTGAAAACAAAACTGAATTTAAAGAGAAACTAACCGATAACGAAATTGTAAATGAATGGTTTTTAGTTGAACTTGTCGCGGAGCTAAAAAAAGCGGGAATGGAATTAACCGAAAATAATCTTTATGGCTATAAAAAACTTCCTGTTTTAGGCGGAGAATATGAACCTGAAAATTTTGAATTAACTGATATAGAAGTCCATTTTGAATTAAGCGGACAAATTCACAAGCAAATTAAAGATCTACCAGACGGAACAAACGTGAAAATAGTAACTGAATAA
- a CDS encoding IS110 family transposase, with amino-acid sequence MSKFKHFLGVDVSKEYFDAVVILDRNKEKSIHSQFVNDYKGIKSLCKWLKEQGSTFENTLVCLEHTGMYGKLIIKCLMIEKFSLWVEMSLKIIRSIGVQRGKNDKVDAQRIAFYAMKNVEEAVIFNAPRMEINKMRNLLSLREKLVATKASLLRNVKELKAFDLEVARLSEKLQKSTIKGIDLGLKNIEKQLDKTINDDENISRIFTLVTSVIGIGKVTALFLICFTNEFTMYRTPRQLACYAGVVPFEHTSGKSIRSKPKVHYVANKKLKKQLHMCALSAITSDPELKNYFNRKVEEGKNKMLIINNVRNKLVHRVCACIRENKMFEKRQVA; translated from the coding sequence ATGAGCAAATTTAAACATTTTTTAGGTGTTGATGTGTCAAAAGAATATTTTGATGCCGTAGTAATTTTGGATAGAAATAAAGAAAAATCAATTCACAGCCAGTTTGTAAATGATTACAAAGGAATCAAGTCCCTTTGCAAATGGCTCAAGGAACAAGGTTCCACGTTTGAAAACACGCTTGTTTGTTTAGAACACACAGGAATGTACGGCAAGTTAATAATCAAATGTCTAATGATTGAAAAGTTCTCACTTTGGGTCGAAATGTCACTGAAAATTATTCGCAGCATTGGGGTTCAAAGAGGCAAAAACGACAAAGTTGATGCCCAAAGAATTGCTTTTTATGCCATGAAAAATGTGGAGGAAGCAGTTATTTTTAATGCTCCGAGAATGGAAATCAACAAAATGAGAAATCTTTTGTCCCTGCGGGAAAAATTAGTTGCAACAAAAGCTTCTTTGTTGCGAAATGTAAAAGAACTCAAAGCCTTTGATTTGGAAGTAGCCAGACTTTCTGAAAAACTACAGAAAAGCACCATCAAGGGAATTGATTTGGGTCTAAAAAACATTGAAAAACAATTGGACAAAACAATAAATGACGATGAAAATATTTCTAGAATTTTCACTCTTGTCACATCTGTTATTGGCATCGGAAAAGTAACGGCTTTGTTTTTGATTTGTTTTACAAACGAATTTACAATGTATAGAACTCCTCGCCAACTGGCTTGTTATGCAGGTGTTGTACCTTTTGAACATACCTCGGGGAAAAGTATTCGCTCAAAACCAAAAGTCCATTATGTGGCTAACAAAAAATTAAAAAAACAGCTTCATATGTGTGCCTTGTCAGCAATTACCAGTGATCCTGAATTAAAAAATTATTTTAATCGAAAGGTGGAAGAAGGTAAAAACAAGATGCTTATCATAAACAATGTTAGGAACAAACTTGTACATAGAGTATGTGCATGCATAAGAGAAAACAAAATGTTTGAAAAAAGACAAGTAGCGTAA
- a CDS encoding ASCH domain-containing protein: MKVILSIKPYYAEKILNGEKTYELRKSIFKVPNIKTVIIYASSPISRIIGEFEIDGIIHEEITTLWKKTKEFNAVDKSFFDEYFANKEKGYAIKIKNFKRYNKTYNIMEKYGLTAPQSFSYTDK, encoded by the coding sequence ATGAAAGTTATATTGTCGATTAAACCTTACTATGCAGAAAAAATCCTAAATGGAGAAAAGACATATGAACTTAGAAAATCAATATTTAAAGTTCCCAATATAAAAACCGTGATTATATATGCGTCTTCTCCAATTAGTAGAATAATTGGAGAATTTGAAATTGATGGAATAATTCACGAAGAAATTACAACACTTTGGAAAAAAACAAAAGAATTTAATGCTGTTGATAAAAGTTTTTTTGATGAATATTTTGCAAATAAAGAAAAAGGGTACGCTATAAAGATTAAGAACTTTAAACGATATAATAAAACCTATAATATTATGGAAAAATATGGTTTAACAGCTCCACAATCATTTTCATATACCGATAAATAA